A portion of the Treponema rectale genome contains these proteins:
- a CDS encoding 4Fe-4S dicluster domain-containing protein, producing MLKSEIELAKSQILEISGVNPKKCMVCGKCSGTCPNYDAMEYHPHQFVQMVENGEIEKLLESKSIYACMSCFACLERCPRQVEPVKLIEAVRQFVERKKENLHLKAEMVPPALDEDMPQQAIVSAFRKYKK from the coding sequence ATGCTTAAAAGCGAAATCGAACTTGCAAAAAGCCAGATTCTTGAAATCAGCGGTGTTAATCCAAAAAAATGCATGGTCTGCGGAAAGTGCTCAGGTACATGTCCTAACTATGATGCAATGGAATATCATCCGCATCAGTTCGTACAAATGGTTGAAAATGGAGAAATAGAAAAACTCCTTGAATCAAAATCAATCTATGCATGCATGAGCTGCTTTGCCTGCCTTGAACGCTGCCCGCGTCAGGTTGAACCGGTAAAACTTATTGAAGCCGTAAGACAGTTTGTAGAAAGAAAGAAGGAAAACCTTCACCTTAAGGCAGAAATGGTTCCGCCGGCACTTGATGAAGATATGCCGCAGCAGGCTATTGTCAGTGCATTCAGGAAATACAAGAAGTAA
- a CDS encoding FAD/NAD(P)-binding protein translates to METKESFIPYVGKIIDIRQETPDVKTFSVVGLDGKKLFEHIPGQCAMLIVPGVGESMISITSSPTLTTHMEFSIKKCGHVTEWLHNAEVGQTICLRGPIGNGFPVDTKLKGKDILVIAGGIGIAPVHSVVNYMMDHRADYGKIQVIYGSRSMADLVRLDEMKNVWMKQPNCSIDLTIDRAEDGWDGHVGFVPPFVTECNPDPSMTVIMCGPPILIHLSLDALKKLGFKDEQVFTTMEMRMKCGIGKCGRCNIGDKFVCKDGPVFSFDQLGELPPEY, encoded by the coding sequence ATGGAAACTAAAGAATCATTTATTCCTTATGTAGGAAAAATCATCGACATCAGGCAGGAAACTCCGGATGTTAAAACTTTCAGTGTCGTAGGTCTTGACGGAAAAAAACTCTTTGAACACATTCCAGGTCAGTGTGCGATGCTCATCGTACCTGGTGTAGGAGAATCAATGATCTCAATCACATCATCTCCTACTCTTACGACTCATATGGAATTTTCAATCAAGAAATGCGGTCACGTTACGGAATGGCTTCACAATGCAGAAGTGGGTCAGACAATATGTCTCCGCGGACCAATCGGAAACGGATTCCCTGTAGATACAAAGCTTAAAGGCAAGGACATTCTTGTTATTGCCGGAGGTATCGGTATTGCACCTGTTCATTCTGTAGTAAATTACATGATGGATCATCGTGCAGACTACGGAAAAATTCAGGTTATTTACGGTTCACGCTCAATGGCTGACCTCGTACGTCTTGATGAAATGAAAAACGTATGGATGAAACAGCCGAACTGTTCCATTGATCTTACAATTGACCGTGCAGAAGACGGATGGGACGGACACGTTGGTTTTGTTCCTCCATTCGTAACAGAATGCAATCCGGACCCAAGCATGACCGTTATCATGTGTGGACCTCCAATTCTTATCCATCTTTCACTGGACGCACTTAAAAAACTCGGATTTAAGGACGAGCAGGTTTTCACTACGATGGAAATGAGAATGAAGTGCGGTATCGGTAAATGTGGAAGATGTAATATCGGTGACAAGTTCGTATGTAAAGACGGTCCGGTATTCAGTTTTGACCAGTTAGGAGAACTTCCACCAGAATATTAA
- a CDS encoding 4Fe-4S dicluster domain-containing protein, which translates to MFALQQDKIDSLFELISASKALYIPVDSDKGTADFKRWSAGTKLSSALKTVRSAKDFFFPKAEKLVEYKKNGTTFEVVDPRKEVEDFVVFGVRACDAKSFSVIDAVYLNMDPVDSYYKNRRDHGTVITLACNEPAKTCFCSTYNIDAAEPAGDVSAWLADGKYYFKANTQKGEAFIENAKSLLSDADEKAVDTLKKDIKAKIEKLPFAHLDMSKFQGKDMLKIFNSKIWDKVSETCLGCGTCTYVCPTCMCFDVRDFKNGNEVKQVRCWDSCMYHDFTQMAAANPRLTQKERSRQRFMHKLMYYPMAHEDVFACVGCGRCLESCPINMNIVKVIKAVQEADDI; encoded by the coding sequence ATGTTTGCTTTACAGCAAGATAAAATCGATTCACTTTTTGAGCTTATTTCAGCTTCAAAAGCACTCTATATTCCGGTTGATTCAGACAAAGGTACTGCAGATTTCAAAAGATGGTCTGCAGGAACAAAACTTTCATCAGCCCTTAAAACCGTTCGTTCTGCAAAGGATTTCTTTTTCCCTAAAGCAGAAAAACTTGTTGAATATAAGAAAAACGGAACAACCTTCGAAGTTGTTGATCCAAGAAAAGAAGTAGAAGACTTCGTTGTATTCGGTGTACGTGCCTGTGATGCAAAAAGTTTCTCTGTCATCGATGCAGTTTACCTCAACATGGATCCGGTTGATTCTTACTATAAGAACCGCCGTGACCATGGCACTGTAATCACCCTTGCATGTAATGAACCGGCAAAAACCTGTTTCTGCTCAACCTACAATATTGATGCAGCAGAACCGGCCGGAGATGTAAGTGCATGGCTTGCTGATGGAAAATACTATTTCAAGGCAAATACACAGAAAGGTGAAGCATTCATTGAAAATGCAAAATCACTTTTGAGTGATGCAGATGAAAAAGCCGTTGATACGCTTAAAAAAGACATCAAGGCTAAAATCGAAAAACTTCCTTTTGCACATCTGGATATGTCAAAATTCCAGGGCAAAGACATGCTTAAAATCTTTAACTCAAAAATATGGGATAAAGTATCAGAAACTTGTCTTGGCTGCGGAACCTGTACTTATGTATGTCCTACATGTATGTGCTTTGACGTTCGGGATTTCAAGAATGGAAATGAAGTAAAGCAGGTACGCTGCTGGGATTCATGTATGTATCATGATTTCACCCAGATGGCTGCTGCAAATCCACGTCTTACACAGAAAGAAAGAAGCCGCCAGCGCTTCATGCACAAGCTCATGTACTACCCTATGGCACATGAAGATGTATTTGCATGTGTAGGATGCGGACGCTGTCTCGAAAGCTGTCCTATTAACATGAACATCGTAAAGGTTATCAAAGCTGTACAGGAGGCCGATGACATTTAG
- a CDS encoding YidE/YbjL duplication, protein MTAYLYQLCNAALGFIFIVFAIGALGYLIGGIKIKGIELGTAGVLLIALLYGVLINFYPHFSIGASNGGGTITLWSDSVKNNFGIVSKIGTALFVTAVGLIAGPKFFRSFNRSTLSYIILGVLIIAIGAGTAILFVLLDKNMSSSMAVGLLTGGLTSTPGFSAGKEVIGVIEDDVTAGYGIAYLYGVLGVVLFVQLVPKILKVNMAEEVAHFQAANQIQIPQPAKALTAIDPFGFFAFFFAVALGCLIGAIKIPVINFSLGNSGGCLIGGLIVGHFAHLGGIDCRIKKETLNFMRELGLVLFLIGAGVPGGVNFISKFKWIYFIYGAVMTTVPMIVGYIIARYVFKLSILNNLGSITGGMTSTPALGTLIATAGTDEVSSAYAATYPFALVSIVLAAKIVIMVF, encoded by the coding sequence ATGACAGCTTATTTGTATCAATTATGCAATGCTGCATTGGGATTCATATTTATTGTTTTCGCAATCGGAGCATTAGGTTACCTTATCGGTGGAATAAAAATCAAAGGTATTGAACTTGGAACAGCAGGTGTACTTTTAATTGCCCTTCTTTACGGTGTCCTTATAAATTTTTACCCGCATTTTTCAATAGGAGCTTCCAATGGAGGCGGAACAATTACACTGTGGTCAGATTCCGTAAAAAACAACTTTGGAATCGTTTCTAAAATCGGTACAGCACTTTTCGTTACCGCAGTAGGACTTATTGCAGGGCCTAAATTCTTCCGTTCATTCAACAGAAGTACCCTCTCTTACATTATTCTTGGAGTTTTGATTATAGCAATCGGTGCAGGAACAGCAATTCTCTTTGTTCTTCTCGATAAAAACATGAGTTCTTCAATGGCTGTAGGCCTTCTTACAGGAGGACTTACTTCAACCCCTGGTTTCAGTGCCGGAAAGGAAGTTATCGGTGTAATAGAAGATGATGTAACGGCTGGTTACGGTATTGCATATCTTTATGGTGTATTGGGTGTAGTTTTATTCGTTCAGCTTGTTCCAAAAATCTTAAAAGTAAATATGGCTGAAGAAGTAGCACACTTTCAGGCAGCAAATCAGATTCAGATCCCACAGCCAGCAAAAGCACTTACAGCAATTGATCCTTTCGGCTTCTTTGCATTCTTTTTTGCAGTTGCATTAGGATGCCTTATAGGAGCAATCAAGATTCCTGTAATCAATTTTTCACTTGGAAATTCCGGCGGTTGTCTTATAGGTGGACTCATTGTAGGACATTTTGCACATTTAGGCGGAATTGACTGCAGAATAAAAAAAGAAACACTTAATTTCATGAGGGAACTTGGTCTTGTTCTCTTCCTTATTGGTGCAGGAGTTCCTGGAGGAGTAAACTTCATTTCTAAGTTCAAGTGGATTTACTTCATTTATGGAGCAGTTATGACTACAGTTCCAATGATCGTAGGATATATAATTGCACGCTATGTATTTAAGCTCAGTATCCTTAACAATCTTGGTTCAATAACAGGAGGCATGACATCAACACCTGCATTAGGAACGCTTATTGCAACAGCAGGAACAGATGAAGTATCTTCTGCCTACGCTGCAACTTATCCTTTTGCTCTTGTATCAATCGTACTTGCAGCAAAAATTGTAATAATGGTGTTCTAA
- a CDS encoding CoB--CoM heterodisulfide reductase iron-sulfur subunit A family protein, whose translation MERIGVFVCHCGTNIAGTVDVEKVAEELGKVDGVVYSTHYTYMCSSAGQKMIEDRIKEDKLTGVVLCSCSPRMHEKTFRACAQRAGLNPFKVEVANIREQCSWVLKDMDKATEKAIALGKAAVAKAILDTPLTEGETPMTKRALVIGGGIAGITAALDIADAGFPVDIVEKKTTVGGKMAMLDKTFPTLDCASCIVTPKMTEVSQNPNIRILSYSEVVGVRGYIGNFEIDIKRYPRYVDETKCTGCGACIEKCPNKKVPNAFNLNLNNRKAIDIPFAQAVPKVAAIDASYCLHMKGLANGKDNVCGFCEKACAAGAINFHQQEEILTEKYGAIIVATGYNPIDLKKFDEYAYSQSPDVVSSLEFERLCNASGPTNGHLLRPSDGKEPKNIVFVQCVGSRCSADSTKGHEYCSKICCMYTAKHAILTRDHYPDTNCYVFYIDVRTPGKNFDEFYRRAVEQYGVHYIKGQVGKVTPLSDGTLDVQGSDLILNRQVHIKADMVVLAASIEADKSARPLATMLTTSMDNNDFFLEAHAKLRPVESPTAGIFLAGCCQGPKDIPETVAQSSGAAAKAICLLVKDKLKSDPCTAHPNENMCNGCGQCANVCPYGAISYVDKDFRGPNRTTITRHVSQVNSAMCHGCGACTVACPSGAMDLHGFSNAQIMSEVDAVFN comes from the coding sequence ATGGAAAGAATTGGTGTTTTCGTATGTCACTGCGGTACAAACATTGCCGGAACAGTTGACGTAGAAAAAGTGGCTGAAGAACTTGGAAAAGTAGACGGAGTTGTTTACTCAACTCATTATACTTACATGTGTTCTTCTGCCGGACAGAAAATGATAGAAGACCGCATAAAGGAAGACAAACTCACAGGTGTCGTACTGTGTTCATGTTCTCCTCGTATGCATGAAAAAACATTCCGTGCCTGTGCGCAGAGAGCCGGATTGAACCCGTTCAAGGTAGAAGTTGCAAATATCCGCGAACAGTGTTCATGGGTTCTCAAAGACATGGATAAAGCAACTGAAAAAGCTATTGCATTAGGTAAAGCTGCAGTTGCAAAAGCTATTCTTGATACACCTCTTACAGAAGGTGAAACTCCGATGACAAAACGCGCCCTGGTAATCGGAGGCGGTATTGCAGGAATCACTGCTGCTCTTGATATTGCAGACGCAGGCTTCCCTGTAGACATCGTAGAAAAGAAAACTACAGTCGGCGGTAAAATGGCTATGCTCGACAAGACATTCCCTACCCTTGACTGTGCTTCATGTATCGTTACTCCAAAAATGACGGAAGTAAGCCAGAATCCGAACATTCGTATTCTCTCTTATTCTGAAGTCGTAGGTGTAAGGGGATACATCGGTAACTTTGAAATTGACATTAAGAGATATCCGCGCTATGTAGATGAAACAAAATGTACAGGCTGCGGTGCATGTATCGAAAAATGTCCTAATAAAAAAGTTCCTAACGCATTCAATCTTAACCTTAATAACAGAAAAGCAATCGACATTCCGTTTGCCCAGGCAGTACCTAAAGTTGCAGCAATTGATGCATCTTACTGTCTTCATATGAAAGGACTTGCAAACGGAAAAGACAATGTCTGCGGTTTCTGTGAAAAAGCCTGTGCCGCAGGAGCAATTAACTTCCACCAGCAGGAAGAAATCCTTACTGAAAAATACGGTGCAATCATCGTCGCAACGGGATACAATCCTATTGATCTCAAGAAATTTGATGAATACGCATATTCACAGAGCCCTGATGTTGTTTCATCCCTTGAATTTGAACGTCTGTGCAATGCATCAGGTCCGACAAACGGACATCTTCTCCGCCCGTCAGACGGAAAAGAACCAAAGAACATCGTATTCGTACAGTGCGTAGGTTCACGCTGTTCTGCAGATTCTACAAAGGGACATGAATACTGTTCTAAAATCTGCTGTATGTATACTGCAAAACACGCAATCCTTACCAGAGATCATTATCCGGATACAAACTGTTATGTATTCTACATTGACGTACGTACTCCTGGTAAAAACTTTGATGAATTCTACCGCCGTGCCGTTGAGCAGTATGGCGTACATTACATCAAGGGTCAGGTTGGAAAAGTAACACCGCTTTCAGACGGAACTTTAGACGTACAGGGTTCAGACCTTATCCTCAACCGCCAGGTTCACATTAAGGCTGACATGGTAGTTCTCGCAGCATCAATTGAAGCTGACAAGAGTGCACGCCCTCTTGCAACGATGCTTACCACATCAATGGACAACAATGACTTCTTCCTTGAAGCTCATGCAAAACTCCGTCCTGTTGAATCTCCGACAGCCGGAATATTCCTTGCCGGATGCTGCCAGGGTCCTAAAGACATTCCTGAAACTGTTGCTCAGTCATCAGGAGCTGCAGCAAAAGCAATCTGCCTCCTTGTTAAGGATAAGCTTAAGAGTGACCCTTGCACTGCACATCCTAACGAAAACATGTGTAATGGATGCGGACAGTGTGCAAATGTATGTCCTTACGGAGCAATTTCTTACGTTGACAAGGACTTCCGCGGCCCTAACCGCACAACGATTACGCGCCACGTATCACAGGTAAACAGTGCAATGTGTCATGGATGTGGTGCATGTACAGTTGCCTGTCCATCCGGTGCAATGGATCTTCACGGATTCAGCAACGCTCAAATCATGTCGGAGGTTGATGCAGTATTCAACTGA
- a CDS encoding AzlC family ABC transporter permease — MKDNVHFYVKGLKDGIPVAAGYFAVAFSLGIVARNSGLSAFQGFLASLLNTASAGEYSLFASIREGVTYAELALSIFIINIRYFLMSCSLSQKFLPSVSVIHRFFTGFGITDEIFALSVSQKNFSPFYTYGVISLTVPSWSVATALGVCAGTVLPVRIVSALSVALFGMFLAIVIPPAKKDRVLALCVFSSFLLSYLCGVLPYIRNIGAGMRTVILTVTVSAVMALVKPLRNEENTQDEK, encoded by the coding sequence ATGAAAGATAATGTACATTTTTATGTTAAAGGCTTAAAAGACGGTATTCCTGTTGCAGCAGGTTATTTTGCCGTAGCATTTTCACTGGGAATTGTTGCACGTAATTCAGGCCTGTCTGCTTTTCAGGGCTTTCTTGCAAGCCTTCTTAATACGGCATCTGCCGGTGAATATTCACTGTTTGCCTCGATCAGAGAAGGTGTTACATATGCAGAGCTTGCCCTGTCTATTTTCATAATCAATATCCGTTATTTTTTAATGAGCTGTTCTTTAAGTCAGAAGTTTTTGCCATCTGTATCTGTTATTCATCGGTTTTTTACAGGGTTTGGAATTACAGATGAGATTTTTGCACTTTCTGTTTCACAAAAAAACTTCAGTCCGTTTTATACATATGGTGTAATATCCCTTACTGTTCCAAGCTGGTCTGTGGCTACGGCACTGGGGGTCTGTGCAGGAACTGTATTACCTGTAAGGATTGTAAGTGCACTGTCTGTTGCGCTTTTTGGAATGTTCCTTGCTATTGTTATACCTCCTGCAAAAAAAGATCGCGTACTTGCTTTATGTGTTTTTTCCAGTTTTCTTTTAAGTTATTTATGTGGAGTACTTCCGTATATAAGGAATATAGGAGCAGGCATGAGGACTGTAATCCTTACTGTTACGGTTTCTGCCGTAATGGCTCTTGTAAAGCCTCTGAGAAATGAGGAGAATACTCAGGATGAAAAATAA
- a CDS encoding FAD-dependent oxidoreductase, with amino-acid sequence MYGNELDEAAKIVAAKRDENLKFEHARLTADEKDDLLKKFHPDRIASQFSELKIGPNKGQKAPVELTQMLQAKPRFEPEQIDLTHVDYESDVLVIGGGGAGTSAAIMASEAGAKVLLVTKLRVGDANTMMAEGGIQAADKPNDSPAQHYLDAFGGGHFDGKPELVYTLVNKAPSVIKWLNDLGVEFDKTEDGTMVTTHGGGTSRKRMHACKDYSGAEIMRTLRDEVLNRPDSITVVDFTSAIEIIKNEKGEACGAVLINMETGELRIAKAKVVIIATGGAGRMHYQGFPTSNHYGATADGLVMAYRAGAKLLYQDSLQYHPTGAAYPSQILGKLVTEKVRSLGAKLINKDGTVYIHPLETRDVNASGIIREVKEGRGVDNPVQPAVWLDTPMIEMIHGEGTILKSIPAMYNMFIKYGIDIRKEPILVYPTLHYQNGGVEIDKTCHTNVANLLVAGEASGGVHGTNRLMGNSLLDVVVFGREAGIEAGKMFSGIKLADTSKMNLDHVKAFEKEREAAGINDDVVSPKLLPRYTHGNPEFEKVIPGASK; translated from the coding sequence ATGTACGGAAACGAATTAGACGAAGCAGCTAAAATCGTAGCTGCAAAGCGCGATGAAAACCTTAAATTCGAGCATGCACGTCTTACTGCAGACGAAAAGGATGATCTTCTTAAGAAGTTCCATCCGGATCGCATTGCTTCCCAGTTCTCTGAACTTAAAATAGGTCCAAACAAAGGACAGAAAGCACCTGTAGAACTTACACAGATGCTTCAGGCAAAACCACGTTTTGAACCGGAACAGATTGACCTTACCCACGTTGATTACGAATCAGACGTTCTTGTAATCGGTGGCGGCGGAGCCGGAACTTCAGCTGCAATCATGGCTTCAGAAGCAGGTGCAAAAGTTCTTCTCGTTACAAAACTTCGCGTAGGTGATGCAAATACAATGATGGCAGAAGGAGGAATCCAGGCTGCTGACAAACCTAATGATTCACCAGCTCAGCATTATCTTGATGCCTTTGGAGGCGGACACTTTGACGGTAAACCGGAACTTGTATACACACTTGTAAATAAAGCCCCTTCTGTAATCAAATGGCTTAATGATCTTGGAGTTGAATTTGATAAGACTGAAGACGGAACAATGGTTACAACTCACGGAGGCGGAACCAGCCGCAAGCGCATGCATGCCTGCAAAGATTATTCAGGTGCAGAAATCATGCGTACCCTTCGTGATGAAGTTCTCAACCGTCCGGATTCAATTACAGTTGTTGACTTTACATCTGCAATCGAAATCATCAAGAATGAGAAAGGTGAAGCCTGCGGTGCAGTACTCATCAATATGGAAACAGGAGAACTCCGCATTGCAAAAGCAAAGGTTGTAATTATTGCAACCGGTGGAGCCGGCCGCATGCACTATCAGGGATTCCCAACTTCCAACCACTACGGAGCAACAGCTGACGGTCTTGTAATGGCATACCGTGCAGGCGCAAAACTTCTTTATCAGGACTCTCTTCAGTATCACCCTACAGGTGCTGCTTATCCAAGCCAGATTCTCGGAAAACTTGTAACAGAAAAAGTACGTTCCCTCGGTGCAAAGCTTATTAACAAAGATGGAACTGTTTACATTCACCCTCTTGAAACACGTGACGTAAACGCATCCGGCATCATCCGTGAAGTAAAAGAAGGACGCGGTGTAGATAATCCCGTACAGCCTGCTGTATGGCTCGACACTCCAATGATTGAAATGATTCATGGAGAAGGAACTATCCTTAAATCAATTCCTGCAATGTACAACATGTTCATTAAATACGGCATTGACATCAGAAAGGAACCTATTCTTGTTTACCCTACACTTCACTATCAGAACGGTGGCGTAGAAATCGACAAGACCTGTCATACAAACGTTGCAAACCTTCTTGTTGCCGGTGAAGCTTCTGGAGGTGTACACGGAACAAACCGTCTTATGGGTAACAGCCTTCTTGATGTAGTAGTATTTGGACGTGAAGCAGGTATTGAAGCAGGAAAAATGTTCTCAGGAATTAAACTTGCTGATACTTCAAAAATGAATCTTGACCATGTAAAAGCTTTCGAAAAAGAAAGAGAAGCAGCAGGAATCAATGATGATGTTGTTTCTCCAAAACTTCTTCCACGCTATACACATGGAAATCCTGAATTTGAAAAAGTAATTCCAGGTGCAAGCAAATAA
- a CDS encoding 4Fe-4S dicluster domain-containing protein: MAEQEMATVYFFGKKYEVPAALTVMNAMEYAGYQLKRGCGCRNGFCGACATIYRVKGDNQLKTCLACSQKVIDGMYVATLPFFPLVKQIYDINKIKPEQQLMMQLYPEIYSCVGCNACTRACPQSLNTMQYIAYAQRGDFKACADLSFDCVMCGCCSSRCPAGISHPQVAELARRINGKYLQPQSQHLLDRVAEIDSGACEEAIKKFVEMSTGDLEQIKNLYNNREIEK, from the coding sequence ATGGCTGAACAGGAAATGGCTACTGTTTATTTTTTTGGAAAAAAATATGAGGTACCGGCTGCACTCACTGTTATGAACGCAATGGAATATGCCGGCTACCAGCTTAAAAGAGGATGCGGATGCCGTAACGGTTTCTGTGGTGCTTGTGCTACAATTTATCGTGTAAAAGGTGACAACCAACTTAAGACATGTCTTGCATGTTCACAGAAGGTTATCGACGGAATGTATGTTGCAACACTTCCATTCTTCCCTCTTGTAAAGCAGATTTACGATATTAATAAGATTAAACCGGAACAGCAGCTAATGATGCAGCTTTACCCTGAAATTTACTCATGTGTAGGATGCAATGCATGTACCAGAGCATGTCCTCAGAGTCTTAACACAATGCAGTATATTGCATATGCACAGAGAGGTGATTTCAAGGCTTGTGCTGACCTTTCATTTGACTGTGTAATGTGCGGATGCTGTTCATCACGCTGCCCTGCAGGAATCAGTCATCCACAGGTTGCTGAACTTGCCCGCCGTATCAACGGTAAATATCTTCAGCCACAGAGCCAGCATCTTCTTGACCGCGTTGCAGAAATTGATTCAGGTGCATGCGAAGAAGCAATCAAGAAGTTCGTTGAAATGTCCACAGGTGATTTGGAACAGATTAAAAATCTGTACAATAACAGGGAAATCGAAAAATAA
- a CDS encoding AzlD domain-containing protein yields the protein MKNNIYVYIMVSAAVTYAIRVLPLLFMRKNVTNTFIKSFLYYVPYVTLSVMTFPAMIEASASLAAGIASFAVGVLLSFLGANLFITAAGSCCALYVLELILC from the coding sequence ATGAAAAATAATATTTATGTATATATAATGGTTTCAGCAGCAGTTACATATGCAATTAGGGTACTTCCACTTCTGTTTATGCGGAAAAATGTTACAAATACTTTCATAAAGTCATTTCTGTATTATGTACCTTATGTAACACTTTCTGTTATGACTTTTCCGGCAATGATTGAAGCTTCAGCTTCTCTTGCTGCAGGTATAGCTTCATTTGCAGTTGGAGTACTTCTTTCTTTTTTAGGAGCAAATCTTTTTATAACTGCAGCCGGTTCCTGTTGTGCTCTTTATGTTCTTGAATTAATCTTGTGCTGA
- a CDS encoding hydrogenase iron-sulfur subunit — translation MENENKNWTPKIVAFCCNWCSYAGADLAGNNRLEYPANVKIIRIPCSCRLNPMFILRAFQKGADGVILCGCHPGDCHYSTGNYFARRRMTLLFSMLNFLGVEKERTRVEWCSAAEGVRFAGLMNDFVAKITALGENKRLEDLRCKN, via the coding sequence ATGGAAAACGAAAACAAAAACTGGACGCCTAAAATCGTAGCGTTCTGCTGCAACTGGTGTTCATACGCCGGTGCAGATCTGGCAGGAAACAACCGTCTTGAATATCCTGCCAACGTAAAAATCATAAGAATTCCATGCTCATGTCGTCTTAACCCTATGTTTATTCTCAGGGCATTTCAGAAAGGCGCAGACGGAGTAATTTTGTGCGGATGCCATCCAGGTGACTGCCATTACTCAACCGGTAATTATTTTGCCCGCCGCAGAATGACTCTTTTATTCAGCATGCTTAATTTCCTTGGTGTAGAAAAGGAAAGAACCCGTGTTGAATGGTGTTCAGCTGCAGAAGGCGTACGCTTTGCCGGCCTTATGAACGATTTTGTAGCAAAAATCACTGCTCTCGGAGAGAACAAACGCCTGGAGGATTTAAGATGCAAGAATTAA
- a CDS encoding 4Fe-4S dicluster domain-containing protein: MQELTSTLIAKAKELLSSGKVQKVIGWKKGLFDEDVTPAAFTTAEELENGFVFNKYCTANLSKYLVKITRDIETAKSTTRMNNTMAKQRDPNAEDKPIPQEVAAVFLKPGDTYSFTQLLKENRISRDDVYVIGIPCSCTLDENVKEGEGCDHCHNKKHILYDELIGEDGIVADEHRFDEVARIEAMDPKERFEFWRNELSRCIRCNACRNICPACTCEKCVFDNNDLYTSQKVAQTDFEENLFHIIRAWHVAGRCTDCGECSRVCPQNIPLYLLNRKFIKDINEIYGEYQAGSDMETKPPMLTFTTGDAEPSIVADRDPIKGGDE, encoded by the coding sequence ATGCAAGAATTAACTTCAACTTTAATCGCTAAGGCAAAAGAACTCCTTTCTTCCGGAAAAGTTCAGAAAGTAATCGGATGGAAAAAAGGTCTTTTTGATGAAGATGTTACACCTGCAGCATTTACAACTGCAGAAGAACTTGAAAACGGTTTTGTTTTCAATAAGTACTGTACTGCAAACCTTTCAAAGTACCTTGTTAAGATTACAAGAGACATTGAAACTGCAAAATCAACGACACGCATGAACAACACTATGGCTAAACAGCGTGATCCTAATGCAGAAGACAAACCTATTCCACAGGAAGTTGCAGCTGTATTCCTTAAGCCGGGTGACACCTACTCATTTACCCAGCTTCTTAAAGAAAACCGTATTTCAAGAGATGATGTTTACGTAATCGGTATTCCGTGCAGCTGTACCCTTGATGAGAATGTTAAGGAAGGTGAAGGCTGTGATCACTGCCACAACAAGAAACATATTCTCTATGATGAACTCATCGGAGAAGATGGAATTGTTGCAGACGAACACCGCTTTGATGAAGTTGCACGCATTGAAGCTATGGATCCAAAAGAAAGATTTGAATTCTGGAGAAACGAACTTTCCCGCTGTATCCGGTGCAATGCCTGCCGTAATATCTGTCCTGCATGTACATGTGAAAAATGTGTATTTGACAATAATGACCTGTATACATCCCAGAAAGTTGCACAGACTGATTTTGAGGAAAATCTGTTCCACATCATCCGCGCATGGCATGTTGCAGGACGCTGTACAGACTGCGGTGAATGTTCAAGAGTATGTCCTCAGAACATTCCTCTCTATCTTCTCAACCGTAAGTTCATCAAAGACATAAATGAAATCTATGGTGAATATCAGGCAGGAAGTGACATGGAAACAAAACCGCCTATGCTTACCTTTACAACAGGTGACGCAGAACCAAGCATTGTTGCAGATCGTGATCCTATAAAAGGAGGTGACGAATAA